A region from the Polaribacter sp. Hel1_33_78 genome encodes:
- the glgA gene encoding glycogen synthase, producing MKTLFYTREFPPYVYGGAGVHVEYLATELSKLMNVDVRCFGDQNSKKGSLTVKGFPFDNPIFDNSNDQLKAVFKTLSTGLHMNADAIDADIVHCHTWYAHFAGIIAKLCYGIPLVITTHSLEPLRPWKREQLGRGYDASSWIEKTAIEMADALIAVSEETKEDVLKHFNVDESKVKVIYNGINLQEYVTTSETSTLDEYGIDKDTPYVLFVGRITRQKGIIHLVNAIKYINPDTQIVLCAGAPDTPEIGKEMEDAVNEVKKSRKNVIWIDKMLSKKEIIQLYSHADVFCCPSIYEPFGIINIEAMACKTAVVASAVGGIKEVVVHGETGFLIPVEQQKSAPFEPINPDKFAKDLANGVNSVISNPSLRNSMAKKGRKRVEDYFDWIAIAKQVEELYKSIKK from the coding sequence ATGAAAACCCTTTTTTATACTAGAGAATTCCCTCCTTATGTTTACGGTGGAGCGGGGGTTCACGTAGAATACCTTGCAACTGAATTATCTAAATTAATGAATGTAGATGTTCGGTGTTTTGGGGATCAAAATTCTAAAAAAGGAAGTTTAACGGTGAAAGGTTTTCCTTTTGATAACCCTATTTTTGATAATTCAAATGATCAATTAAAAGCTGTATTTAAAACTCTTAGTACTGGGCTTCATATGAACGCAGATGCAATTGATGCAGATATTGTGCATTGTCATACTTGGTATGCTCATTTCGCAGGTATTATTGCTAAACTTTGTTATGGTATTCCTTTAGTCATTACAACCCACTCGTTAGAGCCGCTAAGACCATGGAAAAGGGAACAACTAGGGCGTGGATATGATGCTTCCTCTTGGATAGAAAAGACAGCAATTGAAATGGCAGATGCATTAATTGCGGTTTCTGAGGAAACGAAAGAAGATGTATTAAAACATTTTAATGTTGACGAAAGCAAAGTAAAAGTGATTTATAATGGAATCAATCTTCAAGAATACGTTACTACTTCAGAAACTTCTACCTTAGATGAATATGGAATAGATAAAGACACCCCTTATGTACTATTTGTAGGAAGAATTACAAGACAAAAAGGAATTATTCATTTAGTAAATGCCATAAAATATATAAATCCAGACACTCAGATAGTTCTCTGCGCGGGTGCACCAGACACCCCAGAAATTGGAAAAGAAATGGAGGATGCTGTTAATGAGGTTAAAAAAAGCCGTAAGAATGTAATCTGGATTGATAAAATGTTATCAAAAAAAGAAATCATTCAATTATATTCTCATGCTGACGTATTTTGTTGCCCATCAATTTATGAACCTTTTGGCATTATAAATATTGAAGCTATGGCTTGTAAAACAGCAGTTGTTGCAAGTGCCGTTGGAGGAATAAAAGAGGTTGTTGTTCATGGAGAAACAGGTTTTTTAATTCCTGTAGAGCAGCAAAAATCCGCTCCTTTTGAGCCGATAAATCCAGATAAATTTGCTAAAGATTTGGCAAATGGTGTGAATAGCGTAATTAGTAATCCTTCATTAAGAAACTCTATGGCTAAAAAAGGTCGCAAAAGAGTTGAAGATTATTTTGATTGGATAGCAATAGCAAAACAAGTAGAAGAATTATATAAATCAATAAAAAAATAA
- the rplT gene encoding 50S ribosomal protein L20: MPRSVNSVASRKRRKKILKAAKGYFGRRKNVYTVAKNAVEKGMLYAYRDRKNNKRNFRSLWIVRINAAARLHGMSYSQFMGKVKANNIELNRKVLADLAVNNPNAFKAVVEKIK, encoded by the coding sequence ATGCCAAGATCAGTAAATTCAGTAGCCTCAAGAAAAAGAAGAAAAAAAATCTTGAAGGCAGCAAAAGGTTACTTCGGACGTAGAAAAAACGTTTATACAGTAGCAAAAAATGCGGTTGAAAAAGGTATGCTTTATGCATATAGAGACCGTAAGAACAATAAGAGAAACTTCCGTTCTTTATGGATTGTGCGTATTAACGCTGCAGCTCGTTTACACGGAATGTCTTACTCTCAGTTTATGGGAAAAGTGAAAGCTAATAATATCGAATTAAACCGAAAGGTTTTAGCTGATTTAGCTGTAAACAACCCAAACGCTTTTAAGGCAGTTGTAGAGAAAATTAAATAA
- the rpmI gene encoding 50S ribosomal protein L35 produces the protein MPKMKTKSSAKKRFKVTGTGKIKRKHAFKSHILTKKSKKRKLKLTHDTLVHKSDESNIKQQLNLK, from the coding sequence ATGCCTAAAATGAAAACCAAATCTAGCGCCAAAAAACGATTTAAAGTTACTGGTACTGGTAAAATCAAAAGAAAGCACGCGTTCAAAAGTCACATTCTAACGAAGAAGTCTAAAAAACGTAAATTAAAGTTAACTCATGATACTTTAGTACACAAGTCTGATGAGTCTAACATTAAGCAACAGTTAAACTTAAAGTAA